The Microbacterium sp. zg-Y1090 sequence ACGTACAACGACAAGGTGACGGGTCGAGTTACGCCGACTGGGGCTCCGGTTCTGCCGCTTCCCACGCTCTCAGGCCTCGCGTTCAAGTGCCCTTCCGGAACCGGAAACTGCACGTTCCCTTGAGCGGCAGTCGCTGGGAAGAGATGCCGAGCACCCCTCCCCGGAAGGGCGCTTCGGTGGTGCTTGGCCCACACCTGCGACACTCTCTGATCGCGTATCTCGCCGGTCCTAGGCATGTGCAGCGAGTACCCCGCCAGTTCGATGACGTCGTCGAAGCGGTCCACGGCCAACCGCCGGTCTCCCGGCGCCCGAGCGACACCGAGCGGGACGAGATCCAGGAACACCTGACGGAGTTCCTGGCAGACTTCGGTATTCCTGCACCCCCAGCGGCGGACGAATGGCGGCTGTACCTGCCACCCGAGGTGTCCGAGGGGGACCTCTGGTCAGCAGTCAACGGGCCGGAAGTCCGTCATGAGTCAGAAGCGAGCGCCCCAGAAGTCCTCGCGGATCTGCGCACCCAGCTTGAGCGGATCCTCGGGCCGTTGGACTGAGGGCTCTGTGCGCCCAGCTGGACACACAATCCCAGCTGGGCGCACGGCGCTTCAACCGGACCCTCGCCAGAGAGTGGGCCTACGCCCGGACCTGCCGGTCAGACGCCGCTCGCGCGGCGACCTATGACAACTGGCTGCATCACTACAATCACCATCGACCCCACACCGGGCTCGGAGGCTCAACCCCCGCCGAACGCGTTCACAACCTCACGAGGAAGAACACCTAGTCCCGCTCCCCCCGCGGGACGGGCACGGCACCTGTTGTGTCGCCATGCGGTGGGGAAGCGCGGTTACCACTCGACCGTCCAGTTCTGGCGAGCTAGATCGAGAACGAGATCCGGATCTTCGAGGTGGTCGACCGGTCTGCCGCGCGCAGGGTCGAGGAACGTCGTCGGCGTCATCATCCAGAGGGCAACGCTCTCGGATGTCTTGCCGCGCTGGTGGGCGAGTCGAAGAAGCGGCTGCACCCAGGGTTGGGAGCTGAACCCGGTTCGGTGGACACGGGTTGTGTGTTGAATTATGCCGCGAGAGCGGCGTGATGGGTGTTCTCGAACTCCAGTGGTGAGACGTCTCCGATGCCGGAGTGGCGGCGGCGCGGGTTGTACCAGGCCTCGATCCATTCAAAGATCGCCTGCCCGAGCTCATCTCGGCTCTGCCAGACGCGTTGGTCGAGGAGTTCGCGCTGCATGGTGGACCAGAACGATTCCATGAGTCCGTTGTCGACGCTGGACGCGACCCTGCCCATCGATCCGAGGAGCCCAGCTTGTCGGAGCCGGTGCCCGAACACCCAAGACGTGTACTGGGATCCGCGGTCAGAGTGCACCACGGTCCCGGCCTCGGGTTTGCGTCTCCACCTCGCCATGTCGAGGGCGTCGACGACGAGTTCGGCGCGGATGTGGTCGGCAATGGCCCAGCCGACGACGCGGCGGGAGAACACGTCCACGACGGCAGCGCAGTAGACCTTCCCGGTCTTCGTCGGATGTTCCGTGATGTCCGTGACCCAGAGCTTGTCCGGAGCATCCGCGACGAACTTCCGCCGCACGAGATCCTCGTGCGGCGCCGGCAAAGGACGCGACTTTCCGCGTTTGCGACGGTGACTGATCCCCGCCAGGCGCATCAGCCGTGCGACACGTTTCTTCCCGCACCGGATCTGCAACCCGAGCCGCAGCTCGGCATGCACTCGACGCGCGCCATAGCTGGTCCTCGAGTCCTGATGGAT is a genomic window containing:
- a CDS encoding IS3 family transposase; the protein is MIDRLVATGIDAALACRVLRVSRSGYYAWKNRPASDRSRADAELTGTIVRIHQDSRTSYGARRVHAELRLGLQIRCGKKRVARLMRLAGISHRRKRGKSRPLPAPHEDLVRRKFVADAPDKLWVTDITEHPTKTGKVYCAAVVDVFSRRVVGWAIADHIRAELVVDALDMARWRRKPEAGTVVHSDRGSQYTSWVFGHRLRQAGLLGSMGRVASSVDNGLMESFWSTMQRELLDQRVWQSRDELGQAIFEWIEAWYNPRRRHSGIGDVSPLEFENTHHAALAA
- a CDS encoding DUF5956 family protein, which encodes MPSTPPRKGASVVLGPHLRHSLIAYLAGPRHVQRVPRQFDDVVEAVHGQPPVSRRPSDTERDEIQEHLTEFLADFGIPAPPAADEWRLYLPPEVSEGDLWSAVNGPEVRHESEASAPEVLADLRTQLERILGPLD